Proteins encoded by one window of Ralstonia sp. RRA:
- a CDS encoding DUF11 domain-containing protein yields the protein MADPNSKGVHVDEICWLQLDGVSLTTNGSTPLTFDLPDGSTLTLTAVVSNIGTSSGLSGVQAPSWTGSQFSGTSGYYTIYTPNKAALYTNNGSVANHTTVTLQDIHIYNPAGQEATNSFEMVLADGESTNTGENLDFGVVSGGSALHLVEWLGASANNNPSYGPPGGSASPPSACAAMPDCQRLVGKAGTANAAVFSTTRTGSPFTVMGQVHTNGSSLQGMAFGVRWGGVRLRKALPSGRLDPSDQFTYRVLNAKGNEVINTSTSGTGTGNYPYISGQAVMPGNVLTLIEQMAPGSRYTLAQYDRTIACTNGNAGSSTVLPSGTFDPANPPTLNLLQLADRVDCTLTNIPRVVDLGVTKVGPATVQAGQPMTYTLTITNTGAYPATGATFKDTMPVGITGVTAGNVSCGNPTGGAICGALGTSVTGSDAAGYVITGAVQSLPAGSSVQITINVNAPGAAGNISNTATVQLATTDTTVAEPSTGNNSATVSTTVQGTPAMSVTKTATLNDANGNGKADAGETIGYSITAVNSGSVVLTGLTVSDPKAGGTALACTPTTINPGGSANCGSFAYTVTQADVDAGVPIHNVATVTATPSGGGSPVTSTGVVDTPIGDPKIVANNDNYNVPSGAAGGSLGSVLVNDTLGSTNGPTSGTGKGNVTLTWGATTPTPSSGGFTLNPDGTITVKPGTPAGTYKIPYTVCDAVHPTNCASATATIVVGAAPIAASNDTYTGIDGTAGNSSVGNVLDNDTLNGAKATTGTVNISVTSPSSNPKVTLDPNTGLVAVAPGTPAGTYTIGYQICEKLNPTNCASATATVTVAPGKIIASNDTYTGTNGATGNPQVGNVLDNDTLNGTKATPGTVNVSVTTPSSNPKVTLDPSTGVVSVAPGTPAGTYTIGYQICEKLNPTNCANATASVTVVTGPITAGSDSYTGIDGNAGNGSVGNVLDNDTLNGAKATPGTVNISVTSPSSNPKVTLDPNTGLVAVAPGTPAGTYTIGYQICEKLNPTNCANTTATVTVAPGKIVAGNDTYTGIDGNAGNSNVGNALDNDTLNGTKVTPGTVNVSVTTPSSNPKVTLDPNTGVVSVAPGTPAGTYTIGYRICEKLNPTNCATATETVTVVPGKIVANNDTYTGIDGNAGNSSVGNVLDNDTLNGAKATPGTVNLSVTSPSSNPKVTLDPNTGLVSVAPGTPAGTYTIGYQICEKLNATNCANATATVTVAPGKIAAGNDNYTGVDGSSGSPQVGNVLDNDTLNGSKATPGNINVSVTTPSSNPKVSLDPNTGLVSVAPGTPAGTYTIGYQICEKLNPANCATASVSVTVTSQPLQATDDDYRQTPVNGATGGPIGIVLGNDTQGGKPITNPSNINVTLLDNGGLPGLSLRPDGTVIVPPGTPGGSYTLRYRICDRMAPTNCSDAAIRFAVSDDALLHVNKQAAPQKVNVGDVVRYTLTVQNPSKTNIQGAVLVDTPPVGFSLIANSLTVTGSNGRLAGTSPIRIEGIDLSAGASMTVVYMLRVGPGASARGEYVNTALLLLNGMRVSNQAQATVRRDADPLFEETRVFGTVFDDRNGDGWQASANATSLRVQGGFNPDAYVPGSTTVDRGDGPRPEPDASAPLLHGISLGSLSGRLSMAQPVNKHRIVISQRLREAALTDDFTLTTAEGSKIRLYADGRTESTPSGDVAKQLSSQALSVERQVTKEDGGTLRVDYIIVNSGLEERGIPGVRIATVEGNIIETDAYGRYHLEGIDVANIARGRNFIMKVDPATLPPRSEFTTANPLVKRITQGVPARFDFGVRLPTAVPAQAGAAVQGNGGKEGQQ from the coding sequence ATGGCCGATCCGAACTCGAAGGGGGTTCATGTCGATGAGATCTGCTGGCTGCAGCTCGACGGCGTATCGCTGACCACGAACGGCTCAACGCCGCTCACGTTTGATCTGCCGGATGGCTCGACCCTGACCCTGACGGCGGTCGTGAGCAACATCGGGACCAGCTCTGGCTTGAGCGGCGTGCAGGCGCCATCCTGGACTGGGTCCCAGTTCAGCGGCACCAGCGGCTACTACACCATCTACACGCCGAACAAGGCCGCGCTCTATACCAACAACGGCAGCGTCGCGAACCACACCACGGTCACGCTGCAGGACATCCACATCTACAACCCGGCGGGCCAGGAAGCGACCAACAGCTTTGAAATGGTGCTGGCCGATGGCGAGAGCACGAACACCGGCGAAAACCTGGATTTCGGTGTGGTGTCCGGCGGGAGTGCGCTTCATCTGGTGGAGTGGCTGGGCGCATCGGCGAACAACAACCCCTCCTATGGCCCGCCGGGAGGCTCCGCCTCACCGCCATCGGCTTGCGCTGCCATGCCCGACTGTCAGCGGCTGGTGGGCAAAGCCGGCACCGCCAACGCCGCAGTGTTCTCCACCACGCGCACGGGTTCCCCGTTTACCGTGATGGGGCAAGTCCACACCAACGGCTCCAGCCTGCAAGGCATGGCGTTTGGCGTGCGTTGGGGCGGGGTGCGGCTGCGCAAGGCACTGCCGAGCGGTCGCCTGGACCCTTCGGATCAATTTACCTACCGCGTTCTCAATGCCAAGGGGAACGAGGTCATCAACACCTCCACGTCGGGCACCGGTACCGGCAACTATCCGTACATCAGCGGCCAGGCCGTCATGCCGGGCAACGTGCTCACCCTGATCGAGCAGATGGCGCCGGGCAGCCGCTACACGCTGGCGCAGTACGACAGGACGATCGCCTGTACCAACGGCAATGCGGGTTCGAGCACGGTGCTGCCCAGCGGCACGTTCGATCCGGCCAATCCGCCGACGCTGAACCTGCTGCAACTGGCTGACCGGGTGGACTGCACGCTCACGAACATCCCGCGCGTGGTGGACCTGGGCGTCACCAAGGTGGGGCCCGCCACGGTGCAGGCAGGTCAGCCAATGACCTACACGCTGACCATCACCAACACCGGCGCATACCCTGCCACCGGCGCCACCTTCAAGGACACCATGCCCGTGGGCATCACGGGTGTCACTGCCGGGAATGTGAGCTGCGGCAACCCGACCGGCGGTGCAATCTGCGGCGCGCTGGGTACCAGCGTTACGGGCAGCGATGCCGCGGGGTATGTGATTACCGGCGCCGTGCAGAGCCTGCCGGCCGGCAGCAGCGTACAGATCACCATCAATGTGAATGCGCCGGGCGCGGCTGGAAATATCAGCAACACTGCGACCGTGCAACTGGCCACCACCGATACCACGGTGGCGGAACCCTCAACGGGCAACAATAGCGCGACGGTATCGACCACCGTGCAGGGCACGCCTGCCATGTCGGTCACCAAGACGGCTACGCTCAATGACGCCAATGGCAACGGCAAGGCGGATGCGGGCGAAACCATCGGCTACAGCATCACGGCCGTCAACAGCGGCAGCGTTGTGCTGACCGGCTTGACGGTGTCGGACCCGAAAGCCGGCGGTACCGCACTGGCGTGTACGCCCACAACGATCAACCCGGGTGGCTCCGCGAACTGCGGCAGCTTTGCCTACACGGTGACGCAGGCTGACGTAGATGCCGGCGTGCCGATCCACAACGTTGCGACCGTCACGGCCACGCCCTCGGGCGGCGGTAGCCCCGTCACGTCGACTGGCGTTGTTGATACGCCGATTGGCGACCCGAAGATCGTCGCCAACAACGATAACTACAACGTGCCCAGCGGCGCAGCAGGGGGCTCGCTTGGCAGCGTGCTCGTCAATGACACCCTGGGCAGCACGAATGGTCCGACGAGTGGAACCGGCAAGGGCAACGTGACGTTGACCTGGGGTGCCACAACGCCCACGCCGTCTTCGGGGGGCTTCACGCTCAATCCTGACGGCACGATCACGGTCAAGCCCGGCACGCCGGCGGGTACCTACAAGATTCCGTACACGGTGTGCGACGCCGTGCACCCGACCAATTGCGCTTCGGCGACGGCCACCATTGTGGTGGGCGCGGCGCCCATTGCGGCCAGCAACGACACCTATACCGGCATTGACGGCACCGCAGGCAATAGCAGCGTCGGTAACGTGCTGGACAACGACACGCTCAACGGCGCCAAGGCGACAACGGGCACGGTCAATATCAGCGTGACCTCGCCATCGAGCAACCCGAAGGTGACGCTGGACCCGAACACCGGTCTGGTGGCAGTGGCACCGGGCACGCCGGCGGGTACGTACACCATCGGCTATCAGATTTGCGAGAAGCTGAACCCGACCAACTGTGCGAGCGCCACGGCCACGGTCACGGTGGCACCCGGCAAGATCATTGCAAGCAATGACACCTACACCGGGACGAACGGCGCCACCGGCAACCCACAGGTTGGCAACGTGCTGGACAACGACACGCTCAACGGCACCAAGGCCACGCCGGGCACCGTCAACGTGAGCGTGACGACGCCATCGAGCAACCCGAAGGTGACGCTGGATCCGAGCACGGGCGTGGTGTCGGTGGCACCGGGCACGCCGGCGGGCACGTACACCATCGGCTATCAGATCTGCGAGAAGCTGAACCCGACCAACTGCGCAAACGCTACCGCTTCGGTGACGGTGGTGACGGGCCCGATTACGGCTGGCAGCGATAGCTATACCGGTATCGACGGTAACGCCGGCAACGGCAGCGTCGGCAACGTGCTGGACAACGACACGCTCAACGGTGCCAAGGCGACGCCGGGCACGGTCAACATCAGCGTGACCTCTCCGTCGAGCAACCCGAAGGTGACGCTGGACCCGAACACCGGTCTGGTGGCAGTGGCACCGGGCACGCCGGCAGGCACGTACACCATCGGCTACCAGATCTGCGAGAAGCTGAACCCGACCAACTGCGCCAATACCACCGCCACGGTGACGGTGGCGCCGGGCAAGATCGTTGCCGGCAACGACACCTACACCGGCATCGACGGCAACGCGGGCAACAGCAACGTTGGCAATGCGCTGGACAACGACACGCTCAACGGCACCAAGGTCACGCCGGGCACCGTCAACGTCAGCGTGACGACGCCGTCGAGCAATCCGAAGGTGACACTGGACCCGAACACCGGTGTGGTGTCGGTTGCGCCGGGCACGCCGGCAGGCACGTACACCATCGGCTACCGGATCTGCGAGAAGCTGAACCCGACCAACTGTGCGACCGCCACGGAAACCGTGACGGTGGTGCCGGGCAAGATCGTTGCCAACAACGACACCTACACCGGCATCGACGGCAACGCGGGCAACAGCAGCGTGGGCAACGTGTTGGACAACGACACGCTCAATGGTGCCAAGGCGACGCCGGGCACGGTCAACCTGAGCGTGACCTCTCCGTCGAGCAACCCGAAGGTGACGTTGGACCCGAACACCGGTCTGGTGTCGGTGGCACCGGGCACGCCGGCCGGCACGTACACGATCGGCTACCAGATCTGCGAGAAGCTGAACGCGACCAACTGCGCAAACGCGACTGCAACGGTGACGGTGGCGCCGGGCAAGATCGCGGCGGGCAATGACAACTACACCGGAGTCGATGGCTCGAGCGGTAGCCCGCAGGTCGGCAATGTGCTGGACAACGACACGCTCAATGGCTCGAAGGCAACGCCGGGCAACATCAACGTGAGCGTGACGACGCCATCGAGCAACCCGAAGGTGAGCCTCGACCCGAATACCGGCCTGGTATCCGTGGCACCGGGTACGCCGGCTGGCACGTACACGATCGGCTACCAGATCTGCGAGAAGCTGAACCCGGCCAACTGCGCCACGGCCAGCGTCTCGGTGACGGTGACATCGCAGCCGCTGCAGGCGACCGATGACGACTACCGCCAGACTCCTGTGAACGGCGCGACCGGCGGCCCGATCGGGATCGTCCTGGGCAACGACACCCAGGGCGGCAAGCCGATCACCAACCCGAGCAACATCAACGTGACGCTGCTGGACAACGGCGGCCTGCCGGGGCTGTCGCTCCGTCCGGACGGTACCGTGATCGTGCCCCCGGGCACGCCCGGCGGCAGCTACACCTTGCGCTATCGCATCTGCGACCGGATGGCGCCGACAAACTGCAGCGACGCCGCGATCCGCTTTGCCGTGAGCGATGACGCGCTGCTGCATGTGAACAAACAGGCGGCACCGCAGAAGGTGAACGTGGGCGATGTCGTGCGCTACACGCTGACGGTGCAGAACCCCAGCAAGACCAACATCCAGGGCGCCGTTCTGGTGGATACGCCGCCGGTCGGCTTTAGCCTGATCGCCAACTCGCTCACGGTGACAGGGAGCAATGGTCGTCTGGCCGGTACCAGCCCGATCCGGATCGAAGGCATTGACCTCTCCGCAGGCGCTTCGATGACGGTGGTCTACATGCTGCGCGTGGGCCCGGGGGCTTCTGCTCGCGGGGAGTACGTCAACACTGCACTGCTGCTGCTCAACGGCATGCGCGTCAGTAACCAGGCACAGGCAACCGTGCGCCGCGATGCCGACCCGCTGTTTGAGGAAACCCGTGTTTTCGGCACCGTGTTCGATGACCGCAACGGTGACGGCTGGCAAGCCAGCGCCAATGCGACCAGCCTGCGCGTACAGGGCGGCTTCAATCCGGACGCCTACGTACCGGGTTCCACCACGGTGGACCGTGGCGACGGCCCGCGCCCCGAGCCCGACGCCAGCGCACCGCTGCTGCACGGCATCTCACTGGGCAGCCTGTCAGGGCGCCTGAGCATGGCGCAGCCCGTGAACAAGCATCGCATCGTCATTTCGCAGCGCCTGCGCGAAGCCGCCTTAACCGACGACTTCACGTTGACGACGGCAGAAGGCAGCAAGATTCGCCTCTACGCAGACGGCCGCACGGAAAGCACGCCCAGCGGTGATGTGGCGAAGCAGCTCTCGTCACAAGCCTTGAGCGTTGAACGCCAAGTCACGAAGGAAGACGGCGGCACGCTGCGCGTCGACTACATCATCGTCAACAGCGGCCTGGAAGAGCGCGGTATTCCGGGTGTCCGCATTGCGACGGTCGAGGGCAACATCATCGAGACGGATGCCTACGGGCGGTATCACCTGGAGGGCATCGACGTTGCGAACATCGCACGCGGTCGCAACTTCATCATGAAGGTGGACCCGGCAACGCTGCCGCCACGCAGCGAGTTCACCACGGCCAATCCGCTGGTCAAGCGGATCACGCAGGGTGTGCCGGCGCGTTTCGACTTCGGCGTCAGGCTGCCGACGGCGGTACCTGCTCAAGCGGGTGCAGCGGTGCAGGGCAACGGTGGCAAGGAGGGACAGCAATGA
- a CDS encoding ABC transporter transmembrane domain-containing protein, whose protein sequence is MPSAAPLSSRIGPLFALMPFLRPYARRWAVAFLALVTAAVATLALPVAFKFLIDRGFASGERSHIDRHFIALFVLSLVLAGATALRFYCVSWLGERVTADLRRAVYRHIVGLSPEFFETMQTGEVLSRLTTDTTLIQTVVGTSLSLGLRNTLLTVGGVVMLVVTSPVLSGYIIATLIVVVAPIVIFGRRVRRLSRDSQDKVASASALAGEVLNAMPTVQSYTQEAHEAKRFSAAVETAFDTALTRIRARAQLTAVVIVFVFAAIVFVLWLGAKAVLAGEMTAGQLSQFILYAVFTAGAVGTIAEVWGDLQRAAGATERLLQLLATRSPIAEPDTPVALPAHAEGIRFDNVTFHYPSRPGAAALSHFTLEVAPGEHVALVGPSGAGKTTLFQLLLRFYEPQSGSILISGVPTRQVSLAALRQAIGVVLQESVIFSGSVLDNIRYGTPEATLAQVHRAAEMAAAADFINELPQGYDTQLGERGVRLSGGQRQRIAIARAILKDPPILLLDEATSALDAASERLVQTALNNAARNRTTLVIAHRLATVQQADRIVVLEQGRIVAQGRHAELLQRSPLYARLAALQFGGPSMETEGHGAPSELATGSTDRSH, encoded by the coding sequence ATGCCCTCCGCTGCACCCCTATCGTCGCGTATCGGCCCCCTCTTCGCGCTCATGCCTTTCCTGCGCCCGTATGCGCGGCGCTGGGCGGTTGCGTTCCTGGCGCTGGTGACTGCGGCCGTTGCAACGCTGGCGCTGCCGGTGGCCTTCAAGTTCCTGATCGACCGTGGATTCGCCAGCGGCGAGCGATCGCACATCGACCGCCACTTCATCGCCCTGTTCGTCCTCTCGCTGGTGCTGGCCGGTGCCACGGCGCTGCGCTTCTATTGCGTCTCGTGGCTGGGTGAACGCGTGACGGCCGATCTGCGGCGTGCTGTGTACCGGCACATCGTCGGCTTGAGCCCGGAGTTTTTCGAGACGATGCAAACGGGCGAGGTGCTGTCGCGGCTCACGACCGACACGACGTTGATCCAGACCGTGGTGGGGACCAGCCTGTCGCTCGGGTTGCGCAACACGCTGCTGACGGTCGGCGGGGTGGTGATGCTGGTCGTGACGAGCCCGGTGCTCTCGGGCTACATCATCGCCACGCTGATCGTGGTGGTCGCGCCCATCGTCATCTTCGGGCGTCGTGTGCGGCGGCTCTCGCGTGACAGCCAGGACAAGGTGGCAAGCGCGAGCGCGCTGGCCGGCGAGGTGCTCAATGCCATGCCGACCGTGCAGTCGTACACGCAGGAAGCGCATGAAGCGAAACGTTTCAGTGCCGCCGTGGAAACGGCGTTTGACACCGCACTCACGCGCATCCGGGCCCGTGCCCAGTTGACCGCGGTAGTCATCGTCTTTGTATTCGCCGCGATTGTGTTTGTGCTCTGGCTCGGCGCAAAAGCTGTGCTGGCCGGAGAGATGACGGCGGGCCAATTGTCCCAGTTCATCCTCTACGCGGTGTTCACCGCGGGCGCCGTCGGTACGATTGCGGAAGTGTGGGGAGACCTGCAAAGAGCCGCCGGTGCCACAGAGCGCCTGCTGCAACTGCTGGCAACCCGCTCCCCCATTGCGGAGCCGGACACCCCCGTGGCGCTGCCCGCGCATGCCGAGGGCATCCGCTTCGACAATGTCACCTTCCACTATCCGTCGCGTCCGGGTGCCGCTGCGCTCTCCCACTTCACGCTCGAAGTTGCGCCCGGGGAGCACGTTGCGCTGGTGGGGCCTTCCGGTGCGGGCAAGACGACGCTGTTTCAGCTTCTGCTGCGCTTCTATGAGCCGCAGTCCGGAAGCATTCTGATCAGCGGCGTCCCAACGCGGCAAGTTTCACTCGCGGCGCTGCGACAGGCCATTGGTGTGGTGCTGCAGGAATCGGTGATTTTTTCTGGGAGCGTGCTCGACAACATCCGCTATGGCACGCCCGAGGCCACGCTCGCGCAGGTACACCGCGCCGCCGAGATGGCTGCCGCTGCCGACTTCATCAACGAACTACCGCAGGGCTACGACACGCAGCTGGGCGAGCGTGGCGTCAGGCTGTCGGGTGGACAGCGCCAGCGGATCGCCATCGCGCGGGCCATTCTCAAAGACCCGCCCATCCTGCTGCTGGATGAAGCCACCAGCGCACTCGATGCCGCAAGCGAGCGGCTGGTGCAGACTGCCCTGAACAATGCCGCGCGAAACCGCACCACGCTGGTCATCGCACACCGCCTAGCCACCGTGCAGCAGGCTGACCGGATCGTTGTGCTTGAGCAAGGCCGCATCGTTGCACAAGGCCGCCATGCTGAGCTTTTGCAGCGTTCGCCGCTTTATGCGCGTCTTGCGGCGCTGCAGTTTGGTGGGCCGTCAATGGAGACCGAAGGGCACGGTGCGCCGTCCGAACTGGCAACCGGAAGTACTGACAGGTCACATTGA
- a CDS encoding PepSY domain-containing protein: MRRRRTLTFLTLAVLMAVVAILIARRPGGPAIRPTLANGPLASAVDTAENYLHGKAIRAGLERSASGLIYDVTVVKAGRIFDVRLDARSGRILSAAINK, translated from the coding sequence ATGCGCCGACGTCGCACACTCACCTTCCTCACGCTGGCGGTTCTGATGGCCGTTGTGGCCATCCTCATCGCCCGCCGTCCGGGTGGGCCGGCCATCCGCCCAACGCTGGCCAACGGGCCGCTCGCGTCAGCCGTGGATACGGCGGAAAACTACCTGCACGGCAAGGCGATCCGGGCCGGGCTTGAACGGTCGGCATCGGGCCTGATTTACGACGTGACGGTGGTCAAGGCTGGCCGGATCTTCGATGTGCGGCTCGATGCGCGAAGCGGCCGGATTCTCTCTGCTGCGATCAACAAGTAG
- a CDS encoding membrane protein: MEGSKGGSSTKQWTIAMMVAAAGALAACGGGGGGGGGSSGATPAATPATPASINLAAACSGSNCGALGNTYAGSGVGVWQATNTGGSAGTVNVSIAGLTGQNVTLIYTNQGAAAQPMPSVSLTNAGLLGLGGGTTTGTAPTNGASGNLTTASVKNDAMNAAFDRQISEFNAHALDSYATGAGPLKTQGASNDTVLRPQSVAAVGAQRTWNHQQPDGTATVRTATLKQQATATDGRIINLWVENTEYGSSKISDSIINTLITKFASGTQSVYTLATSIVGQPWGSYSSSASLIDPSQALDIVVLNIQPDGQPYGRVGYFWARNNFTTSSQPLSNQSLSLYVDSETIYLGGADGLNTVISTLGHEFTHMANFYQRGVLNGSQYMYGTWLEEMTAMTMEDVLSSQIDPSFNNVRDSRFPAWLQSAYDCSLTAFDPSLTSSCPGYPISGSLGGFLLRQYGVAYYKNLLQNFSSTDSATVLSSAIQAGGGAGLGDALGRWGTAVALLPVPGSPAGFAYPARSDTGFSIPAINGQNYSSQRSMPSSVPATLQGFGQFPVARGFKTGTYSETITVPANSTVSIIAN, from the coding sequence ATGGAAGGCAGCAAGGGCGGTAGCAGTACGAAGCAATGGACCATCGCAATGATGGTGGCAGCCGCAGGCGCACTGGCAGCCTGTGGCGGCGGAGGCGGAGGCGGCGGCGGTAGCTCCGGGGCCACACCGGCGGCCACGCCAGCCACCCCGGCCAGCATCAATCTGGCGGCTGCCTGCAGCGGCTCCAACTGCGGCGCATTGGGCAATACCTACGCCGGCTCCGGCGTGGGCGTGTGGCAGGCCACCAATACGGGCGGTTCGGCCGGCACCGTGAATGTGTCGATTGCCGGGCTTACGGGCCAAAACGTCACCCTTATCTACACCAACCAGGGGGCGGCCGCACAGCCGATGCCGTCGGTGTCGCTCACCAATGCGGGCCTGCTTGGTCTTGGCGGTGGCACAACCACCGGTACTGCGCCCACCAACGGCGCCTCCGGCAACCTGACCACGGCGTCCGTCAAGAACGACGCAATGAACGCGGCCTTCGACCGCCAGATTTCCGAATTTAACGCGCACGCACTGGACAGCTACGCCACCGGTGCGGGCCCGCTCAAGACGCAAGGCGCTTCCAACGACACGGTCTTGCGTCCGCAGTCGGTTGCCGCCGTTGGCGCGCAACGCACCTGGAATCACCAGCAGCCGGACGGCACCGCCACGGTGCGCACCGCCACGCTGAAGCAGCAAGCGACCGCCACCGATGGCCGCATCATCAACCTGTGGGTGGAGAACACGGAGTACGGTAGCAGCAAGATCTCCGACAGCATCATCAACACGCTGATCACCAAGTTCGCATCGGGCACACAGTCGGTCTACACGCTGGCCACCTCGATCGTCGGCCAACCGTGGGGCAGCTACTCCAGCTCGGCCAGCCTGATCGACCCGAGCCAGGCGCTGGACATCGTGGTGCTGAACATCCAGCCCGACGGCCAGCCTTATGGCCGCGTGGGCTACTTCTGGGCGCGCAACAACTTCACGACCAGCTCGCAACCGCTGTCGAACCAATCGCTGTCGCTCTATGTGGATTCGGAAACGATCTACCTGGGTGGCGCCGACGGGCTGAACACGGTCATCTCCACCCTGGGCCACGAGTTCACGCACATGGCCAACTTCTACCAGCGCGGCGTGCTGAACGGCTCGCAGTACATGTATGGCACGTGGCTGGAAGAAATGACGGCGATGACGATGGAAGATGTGCTGTCCAGCCAGATCGACCCGAGCTTCAACAACGTGCGCGACAGCCGTTTTCCGGCCTGGTTGCAAAGCGCGTATGACTGCTCGCTGACGGCGTTCGACCCGTCGCTCACGTCGTCGTGCCCGGGGTATCCGATCTCGGGCAGCCTGGGCGGCTTCCTGCTGCGCCAGTACGGCGTGGCGTACTACAAGAACCTGCTGCAGAACTTCTCGTCAACGGATTCGGCCACGGTGCTGAGCAGCGCCATCCAGGCCGGCGGCGGCGCGGGCCTGGGCGATGCACTGGGTCGTTGGGGGACCGCAGTGGCATTGCTGCCGGTGCCGGGCAGCCCGGCAGGTTTTGCGTATCCGGCCCGTTCGGACACCGGTTTCTCGATCCCTGCCATCAATGGCCAGAACTACAGCAGCCAGCGCTCGATGCCAAGCTCCGTGCCAGCCACGCTGCAAGGCTTTGGACAGTTCCCGGTGGCGCGCGGCTTCAAGACCGGCACGTATAGCGAGACGATTACGGTGCCGGCCAACTCCACCGTATCGATCATCGCGAACTAA
- a CDS encoding LysR family transcriptional regulator: protein MLVAQLKSFFMVARLGSITLAAKQLGLSQPTVTSQIRALEEAYGVELFYRGGRRLALSDAGVRLMPLVDQLVRQETEIDFFLRNSGDMGSGHLRIGATAPYYILDIVDRFCQSHPGIDVSIEAGNSVQMLEALQEYRVDVASSSQRVDDARFLRIELARDPLVLVVHRSHPLAAQTSVPVAALSQCRLLVREVGSTTRAMTETMMAQAGVTAASTVEIGSRESIREAIMRNLGVSVIARQEVPSHPDLRVLAFEGGAPELSEYLYCLQDRRETRLIAAFLAEVRPPTP, encoded by the coding sequence ATGCTCGTCGCGCAGCTCAAATCGTTCTTCATGGTTGCCCGCCTGGGCAGCATCACGCTGGCCGCCAAGCAGCTCGGGCTGTCCCAGCCGACCGTGACATCACAGATCCGCGCGCTGGAGGAGGCCTACGGCGTCGAGTTGTTCTACCGGGGTGGGCGCCGGCTGGCGCTGTCGGACGCCGGCGTGCGCCTGATGCCGCTGGTCGACCAGCTCGTGCGGCAGGAAACCGAGATCGACTTCTTCCTGCGCAACTCCGGCGACATGGGTTCCGGCCACCTGCGTATCGGCGCCACGGCGCCGTACTACATCCTCGACATCGTTGACCGCTTCTGTCAGAGCCATCCCGGCATCGACGTGAGCATCGAAGCCGGCAACTCGGTACAGATGCTCGAAGCACTTCAAGAGTATCGGGTGGATGTGGCGTCGTCGTCGCAGCGGGTGGACGACGCTCGCTTCCTGCGCATTGAGCTGGCCCGCGACCCGCTGGTGCTGGTGGTGCACCGCAGTCACCCGCTGGCCGCCCAGACAAGCGTGCCAGTGGCAGCGCTGTCACAGTGCCGGCTGCTGGTGCGCGAGGTGGGCTCCACCACCCGGGCGATGACGGAAACGATGATGGCCCAGGCCGGCGTGACCGCCGCATCCACGGTGGAAATCGGCAGTCGGGAGTCCATCCGCGAGGCCATCATGCGCAACCTCGGTGTGAGCGTCATCGCCCGCCAGGAGGTGCCTAGCCATCCGGACCTGCGCGTGCTGGCCTTCGAGGGCGGCGCACCGGAGCTGAGCGAGTACCTCTACTGCCTGCAAGACCGGCGTGAGACACGGCTGATTGCGGCCTTTCTTGCGGAAGTGCGCCCGCCAACGCCTTAG
- the fdxA gene encoding ferredoxin FdxA: MPYVVTESCIQCKYTDCVAVCPMDCFHAGPNFLVIDPDECIDCSICVAECPVGAIYPAAEVPADQQDFIALNAQLSRRADWPRLTQVQAPLADHAHWAQVKDKRDALRIAPESPPST, from the coding sequence ATGCCGTACGTCGTCACCGAATCCTGCATCCAGTGCAAGTACACGGACTGCGTTGCCGTCTGCCCGATGGATTGCTTCCACGCCGGCCCGAACTTCCTGGTGATTGATCCGGATGAATGCATCGATTGCTCGATCTGTGTGGCGGAGTGCCCCGTGGGGGCGATCTACCCCGCCGCCGAGGTGCCGGCTGATCAGCAGGACTTCATTGCACTGAATGCGCAGCTCTCGCGCCGTGCAGATTGGCCGCGCCTGACCCAAGTGCAGGCCCCGCTGGCAGACCACGCCCATTGGGCGCAAGTCAAAGACAAGCGCGACGCATTGCGCATCGCGCCCGAGTCACCACCGTCAACCTGA